Proteins encoded in a region of the Clostridium butyricum genome:
- a CDS encoding LacI family DNA-binding transcriptional regulator: MPVTISDIAKKAKVSQSTVSRVLNGSGYVKEETKNRIEAVIKELNYTPSAIARSLSKRETNAIGVIVPDITNSYFGEVIKGISQVADKNNLNIIFYNTENSFEKEIRALNLLKEQRIKGIIMTPGFGADDFDSTYKEIIESLQCPLILACADVNSTELNGVFVDNIKGAYDSVKLLIERGHKRIGILLGPLSSEPMSQRLLGYKKALIENNIKVKENYILKADFTCENAYEITKEMLDSKECPSALIVCTNRMTMGVIKAVEEYKKKIPNDLAIIGSDKNDVLDMFGLNLTYIEECPLLLGKSAMKLLCNILNDSKTEKTRTIISPQIIIRGSERFE; encoded by the coding sequence ATGCCTGTAACTATAAGTGATATAGCAAAAAAGGCAAAGGTATCACAGTCAACTGTATCAAGAGTATTGAATGGCTCTGGATATGTTAAAGAAGAAACAAAAAACAGAATAGAAGCAGTAATTAAAGAATTAAACTATACGCCTAGTGCTATTGCAAGAAGTTTATCAAAAAGAGAAACAAATGCAATTGGTGTAATAGTTCCGGATATAACTAATTCATATTTTGGAGAAGTTATTAAAGGTATTAGTCAGGTGGCAGATAAAAATAATTTAAATATAATTTTTTATAATACAGAAAATTCGTTTGAAAAAGAGATTAGAGCATTAAATCTGCTTAAAGAGCAGAGAATTAAAGGAATAATAATGACCCCAGGTTTTGGAGCAGATGATTTTGATAGCACATATAAAGAAATTATTGAAAGTTTACAATGTCCATTGATTTTAGCATGTGCAGATGTTAACTCAACAGAACTTAATGGTGTTTTTGTTGATAATATTAAAGGAGCTTATGATTCTGTAAAGTTATTAATTGAAAGAGGACACAAAAGAATAGGAATACTATTAGGACCTTTAAGCTCAGAACCAATGAGCCAAAGACTTTTAGGATATAAAAAAGCATTAATAGAAAATAATATAAAAGTAAAAGAAAACTATATACTAAAAGCAGATTTTACATGTGAAAATGCATATGAAATTACAAAAGAAATGCTTGATAGTAAAGAATGTCCAAGCGCTCTTATAGTATGTACTAATAGAATGACTATGGGTGTCATCAAAGCTGTAGAAGAATATAAAAAGAAAATACCTAATGATTTAGCCATTATAGGTTCAGATAAAAATGATGTATTAGATATGTTTGGGTTAAACCTTACATATATTGAAGAGTGTCCACTGCTTTTAGGGAAAAGTGCAATGAAGTTGCTGTGCAATATTTTAAATGACAGTAAAACAGAGAAGACAAGGACAATAATATCGCCTCAAATAATAATAAGAGGTTCTGAAAGATTTGAGTAA
- a CDS encoding BMP family lipoprotein: MKKKLLSLLAVSAITVTLFAGCGSSSSTGDATGTDAKVKVGMVTDSGTIDDKSFNQGTWEGIEKAQKDFSLQDPKYLKPSGETKADYLKEIGNLYDAGYRLIATPGFKFETAVYEAQDKYQDAKFVIIDGTPNDGAEKDPVVKVSDNAVSILFAEQQAGFVAGVATSVELKEGSLGFIGGMKIPAVQKFNWGFQQGVAYANANLGTKMTLDKENVIYQGTFNDVAAGTQLANAMYDRGVKAIFCAAGGVGNGVITAAKTQVDSGKNVWVVGVDRDQYDDGKYADGKSVVLTSAIKKVDSASYDMVKQVLDGNFPGGKTLTFDITKDAVGIPAENPNLSADTMKVVDELYGKLKDGSITVKDNNDDNSLFE, encoded by the coding sequence ATGAAAAAGAAATTACTATCATTATTAGCAGTTTCAGCAATTACAGTAACTTTATTTGCTGGTTGCGGAAGTTCATCAAGTACTGGAGATGCTACTGGTACAGATGCAAAAGTAAAAGTTGGTATGGTTACTGACTCAGGAACTATAGACGATAAGTCTTTCAACCAAGGTACATGGGAAGGTATTGAAAAAGCTCAAAAGGATTTTAGTTTACAAGATCCTAAATACTTAAAACCATCAGGAGAAACTAAAGCTGATTACTTAAAGGAAATAGGAAATCTTTATGATGCAGGTTACAGACTAATAGCTACTCCAGGTTTCAAATTTGAAACAGCAGTATATGAAGCTCAAGATAAATATCAAGATGCTAAATTTGTGATAATAGATGGTACTCCAAATGATGGAGCAGAAAAAGATCCAGTTGTTAAAGTTTCAGACAATGCAGTTTCTATTTTATTTGCAGAACAACAAGCAGGATTTGTTGCAGGTGTTGCAACATCTGTTGAATTAAAAGAAGGAAGCCTTGGATTTATTGGTGGTATGAAGATTCCAGCAGTTCAAAAATTCAACTGGGGATTCCAACAAGGTGTAGCATATGCTAATGCTAACTTAGGAACTAAAATGACTTTAGATAAAGAAAATGTAATATATCAAGGAACATTCAATGATGTTGCTGCAGGAACTCAATTAGCTAATGCTATGTATGATAGAGGTGTTAAGGCTATATTCTGTGCTGCTGGTGGAGTTGGTAATGGTGTTATAACAGCAGCTAAAACTCAAGTGGATTCAGGTAAAAACGTATGGGTAGTAGGTGTTGACAGAGATCAATATGATGATGGTAAATATGCAGATGGTAAATCAGTAGTTCTTACTTCTGCTATAAAGAAAGTTGATTCAGCAAGCTATGATATGGTTAAACAAGTGTTAGATGGAAATTTCCCAGGTGGTAAGACATTAACATTTGATATAACTAAGGATGCAGTAGGTATTCCAGCTGAAAATCCAAATTTAAGTGCTGATACAATGAAGGTTGTAGATGAACTTTACGGAAAACTTAAAGATGGATCTATTACTGTTAAAGATAACAATGATGATAACTCATTATTTGAATAA
- a CDS encoding ABC transporter ATP-binding protein, with protein MEYVVEMLNIRKEFAGIVANDNITLRLKKGEVHALLGENGAGKSTLMSVLFGMYQPERGIIKVNGKEVKISNPNVANDLGIGMVHQHFKLVHNFTVTENIILGCEPKKGMVVDVKSAAKRVEELSKKYGLNVDPYAKIEDISVGMQQRVEILKTLYRDAEVLILDEPTAVLTPQEIDELMKIIKNLINEGKSIIIITHKLKEIKAVADNCTVIRRGKYIGTINVKETSEAKMAEMMVGRPVNFKVEKQPKKAGDVVLKVENLSVLNNKKVLGLKNFSIEVKKGEILGIAGVEGNGQTELIEAITGMRHVKEGKIILKGEDITNISIRKRIDSGIGHIPEDRQKRGLVLDYTLENNIVLQRYNKEPFSKYGLLQKDAIHDYAENIINEFDVRSGQGGASLARTMSGGNQQKAIIGREIGLDPDLLIAVQPTRGLDVGSIEYIHKRLIGERDADKAVLLVSLELSEVMNLADRIAIVNGGELIGVVNAAETDENEIGLMMAGVHKGGSKHD; from the coding sequence ATGGAATATGTAGTTGAAATGCTAAATATCCGTAAAGAATTCGCAGGTATAGTAGCTAATGATAATATTACCTTAAGATTAAAAAAAGGTGAAGTACATGCGTTGTTAGGCGAAAATGGAGCGGGAAAATCTACTTTAATGTCAGTACTTTTTGGAATGTATCAGCCAGAAAGAGGAATAATAAAGGTAAATGGAAAAGAAGTTAAAATTTCAAATCCTAATGTTGCCAATGATTTAGGAATTGGGATGGTTCATCAACATTTTAAACTGGTTCATAATTTTACAGTAACAGAAAACATAATTTTAGGATGTGAACCTAAAAAAGGAATGGTTGTTGATGTAAAAAGTGCAGCAAAAAGAGTTGAAGAATTATCTAAAAAATATGGTTTAAATGTTGATCCATATGCAAAAATTGAAGATATATCGGTTGGAATGCAACAGAGAGTAGAAATACTTAAAACACTTTATAGAGATGCTGAAGTCCTTATTCTTGATGAACCTACAGCAGTTCTTACACCACAAGAAATTGATGAACTTATGAAAATAATTAAGAATTTAATCAATGAAGGAAAGTCAATAATAATAATAACTCATAAACTTAAAGAAATTAAGGCAGTAGCAGATAATTGTACCGTTATCAGAAGAGGTAAGTATATAGGTACTATTAATGTAAAGGAAACTAGCGAAGCTAAAATGGCGGAAATGATGGTTGGAAGACCAGTTAATTTTAAAGTTGAAAAGCAACCTAAAAAAGCTGGTGATGTTGTATTAAAAGTTGAAAATTTATCAGTTTTAAATAACAAAAAAGTACTTGGTCTTAAGAATTTTTCAATTGAAGTTAAAAAAGGTGAGATACTTGGTATTGCTGGAGTAGAAGGTAATGGACAGACAGAACTTATTGAAGCTATTACTGGTATGAGACATGTAAAAGAAGGAAAGATAATACTTAAAGGTGAGGATATTACTAACATATCAATACGTAAGCGTATTGATTCTGGTATCGGACATATCCCAGAAGATCGTCAAAAGAGAGGGCTAGTATTAGATTATACATTAGAAAATAACATAGTTCTTCAAAGGTATAATAAAGAGCCGTTTTCTAAATATGGGCTACTACAAAAAGATGCAATACATGATTATGCAGAAAATATAATAAATGAATTTGATGTAAGATCAGGTCAAGGTGGAGCATCACTTGCAAGAACAATGTCAGGTGGTAATCAACAGAAAGCAATCATAGGACGTGAAATAGGATTAGATCCTGATTTATTAATAGCGGTTCAACCTACAAGAGGTCTTGATGTAGGTTCTATTGAATACATACACAAAAGATTAATTGGAGAAAGAGATGCTGATAAAGCAGTATTACTTGTATCTTTAGAATTAAGCGAAGTTATGAATTTAGCAGATAGAATTGCTATAGTAAATGGCGGTGAGTTAATCGGAGTAGTTAATGCAGCTGAAACTGATGAAAATGAAATAGGATTAATGATGGCTGGTGTTCATAAAGGAGGATCAAAGCATGACTAG
- a CDS encoding ABC transporter permease, whose product MTRKEALNSVIAVALGLIAGAILMLLIGDNPVDGYMYLFKGGLMNVQRIGDTLATATPLIFTGLSVAFAFKTGLFNIGTPGQMLFGGFCATSIGLLYSDSMPRFLLLILMVLVGALAGALWAFVPGLLKAKFNVNEVVSSIMMNWTAYWIVYYAVPAYFKGSTETESKNIPQVASLKAEWLTNLFDGSYINLGLIIAIVVVILIWFILNKTVLGYELKAVGFNRDAAEYAGMSVNKNIILAMMIAGALSGLAGVAQYIGNASNIQIGIMPSQGFDGIAVSLLGANSPLGVLVSAIFFGLLYSGKGFMNVNTSIPPEIADTIIAIIIYFAAISAAVPMIVKKFKQRKAQKAGDSGSGILPNDNNVDKEEK is encoded by the coding sequence ATGACTAGAAAAGAAGCTTTAAATTCTGTAATTGCAGTTGCTTTGGGGTTAATTGCAGGAGCAATTTTAATGTTATTAATTGGAGATAATCCAGTTGATGGATATATGTACCTTTTTAAAGGTGGATTAATGAATGTACAAAGAATTGGTGATACTTTAGCAACAGCTACTCCACTTATTTTTACAGGACTTTCTGTAGCATTTGCTTTTAAAACTGGATTGTTTAATATAGGAACTCCAGGACAAATGTTATTTGGAGGATTCTGTGCTACAAGTATTGGATTATTATATAGTGATAGTATGCCAAGATTTTTATTATTAATTCTTATGGTTCTTGTTGGAGCTTTAGCTGGAGCCTTATGGGCATTTGTACCAGGTCTTTTAAAAGCTAAATTTAATGTAAATGAAGTTGTATCATCAATCATGATGAACTGGACAGCATACTGGATTGTTTATTATGCAGTACCAGCTTATTTTAAAGGTTCTACAGAAACAGAATCAAAAAATATTCCTCAAGTGGCATCATTAAAAGCTGAATGGCTTACTAATCTTTTTGATGGATCATATATAAATTTAGGATTAATAATAGCAATAGTAGTTGTAATTTTAATTTGGTTTATTTTGAATAAAACAGTTTTAGGATATGAGTTAAAGGCAGTTGGATTTAACAGAGATGCAGCTGAATATGCAGGTATGTCAGTTAATAAAAATATAATTTTAGCAATGATGATTGCAGGTGCATTATCAGGTTTAGCCGGTGTTGCACAATATATAGGTAATGCATCAAATATTCAAATAGGTATAATGCCTTCACAAGGATTTGATGGTATCGCAGTATCTTTATTAGGTGCAAATAGTCCTCTTGGAGTATTAGTTTCAGCTATATTCTTTGGTTTATTATATTCTGGTAAGGGATTCATGAACGTTAATACAAGTATACCTCCAGAAATAGCAGATACAATAATTGCAATTATAATTTATTTTGCAGCTATAAGCGCAGCAGTACCTATGATTGTTAAGAAATTCAAACAAAGAAAAGCTCAAAAAGCTGGAGATAGTGGTAGTGGTATACTACCAAATGATAATAATGTAGATAAGGAGGAAAAATAA
- a CDS encoding aminotransferase class I/II-fold pyridoxal phosphate-dependent enzyme, with protein MILENMIRDNVRNMPPSGIRKYFDMINEMEDVISLGVGEPDFLTPWNVTEAGIYSLEQGHTHYSSNAGFIELRNEIAKYLYRRFDLSYNPLDEIIVTVGGSEGIDIALRALVGPGDEVIVPEPSFVAYKGCTAFTGATAKVLDLKAENEFKLTAEDLEKAITPKTKVVIVPFPNNPTGAIMTREELIPIVEVLKDKDIIVISDEIYAELCYDEKHVSIASFPEMKEKTLVINGFSKAYAMTGWRLGYLCGHPTLINEMKKIHQYAIMCSPTTAQYAAIEALKSGDSSIEEMQREYNRRRRVLVDGFRKMGLECFEPLGAFYVFPSIQSTGISSDEFCEQLLINEKVLTVPGNAFGDCGEGFIRACYASSMENIIEALKRIEKFVNTLKKKKA; from the coding sequence ATGATACTAGAAAATATGATAAGAGATAATGTTAGAAACATGCCTCCGTCAGGTATAAGAAAATACTTTGATATGATAAATGAAATGGAAGATGTTATTTCACTTGGAGTAGGTGAACCAGATTTTCTTACTCCTTGGAATGTTACAGAAGCAGGAATTTATTCGTTAGAGCAAGGACACACTCATTATTCATCTAATGCAGGATTTATTGAATTAAGAAATGAAATTGCTAAATATTTATATAGAAGATTTGATTTAAGTTATAATCCACTAGATGAAATAATAGTAACAGTTGGTGGAAGTGAAGGTATTGATATTGCTCTTAGAGCGTTAGTAGGACCTGGAGATGAAGTTATAGTTCCAGAACCAAGTTTTGTGGCATATAAGGGATGCACTGCATTTACTGGTGCTACAGCTAAAGTTCTTGATTTAAAAGCTGAAAATGAATTTAAACTTACAGCAGAAGATCTTGAAAAAGCAATTACTCCTAAAACAAAAGTTGTTATAGTTCCATTCCCAAACAATCCTACTGGTGCAATAATGACAAGGGAAGAACTTATTCCAATTGTTGAAGTATTAAAGGACAAAGATATAATCGTTATTTCAGATGAAATATATGCAGAGTTATGTTATGATGAAAAACATGTTTCTATAGCATCATTTCCTGAAATGAAAGAGAAGACACTTGTAATAAACGGGTTTTCAAAAGCATATGCCATGACAGGGTGGAGATTAGGATATCTTTGTGGACATCCTACTTTAATAAATGAAATGAAAAAGATTCATCAATATGCAATTATGTGTTCACCTACAACAGCTCAGTATGCTGCAATAGAAGCACTTAAAAGTGGAGATTCAAGTATAGAAGAAATGCAAAGGGAATATAATAGAAGAAGAAGAGTACTTGTAGATGGTTTTAGAAAAATGGGATTAGAATGTTTTGAACCATTGGGTGCATTTTATGTATTCCCAAGTATTCAATCTACAGGAATATCTTCAGATGAATTCTGTGAGCAACTTCTTATAAATGAAAAAGTTCTTACTGTTCCAGGTAATGCATTTGGGGATTGTGGTGAAGGATTTATAAGAGCTTGTTATGCATCATCTATGGAAAATATAATTGAAGCATTAAAAAGAATTGAAAAATTTGTAAATACATTAAAGAAAAAGAAAGCTTAA